CGCGGATCGCGTTGGTGCCGGAGTTGAACATCCGCGGCTCGGTGAAGAGTTGGAGGCCGCCGATGGTGGAGATGATGACCGCGAAGACGATCGTCGGCTTGAGCAGCGGCACGGTGATGGACCAGAACTGCCGGGCCCGGCCGGCGCCGTCGATCGCCGCCGACTCGTACAGGTCGCGGGGGATGGCCTGCATGGCGGCCAGGAAGATCAGCGCGTTGTAGCCGGTCCACCGCCAGTCGACCATGGTGGAGATGGCGACCCAGGCGGCGAACCTGTTGGCCTTCCAGTCGATCGCGTTCACCCCGACGTGGTCGAGCACCCAGTTGATCATCCCGAAGTCGCGGCCGAACAGCACCGCGAACACGATCGCCACCGCCGCGGTCGAGGTGACGTTCGGGACCAGCACCGCCATCCGCCAGGTGGTACGGGCGCGGAGCTGGCGGTTGAGCAGGTTGGCCAGCCAGAGCGCGGCCAGCAGCTGTGGGACGGTGGAGATGACGAAGATGCCGAGCGTGTTGACCACGGAGTGCCAGAAATCCGGGTCCGCAAGCAACTGGCTGTAGTTGTCGAACCCGATGAACGGGTGGTCGGCGCCGAGCAGGTCCCAGTCGTGCAG
The genomic region above belongs to Micromonospora sp. WMMD1128 and contains:
- a CDS encoding sugar ABC transporter permease, whose amino-acid sequence is MAVQLDARPPVAPAPRTTRTDRGPRLSRLDTRYSPYLFVAPFFLLFGVFGAYPLAYTFWVSLHDWDLLGADHPFIGFDNYSQLLADPDFWHSVVNTLGIFVISTVPQLLAALWLANLLNRQLRARTTWRMAVLVPNVTSTAAVAIVFAVLFGRDFGMINWVLDHVGVNAIDWKANRFAAWVAISTMVDWRWTGYNALIFLAAMQAIPRDLYESAAIDGAGRARQFWSITVPLLKPTIVFAVIISTIGGLQLFTEPRMFNSGTNAIRGGPLRESQTVTMYMFENAFAPHYNFGYGSAVAWLLFALIAVVAAINVLLLRRLGGGSRKEVSR